A genomic window from Lotus japonicus ecotype B-129 chromosome 1, LjGifu_v1.2 includes:
- the LOC130736289 gene encoding pentatricopeptide repeat-containing protein At4g08210 yields MDLNHIQFALRYCRRFRAIKHAKSLHSYMIKSGLFNHVFLLNNMISVYAKCSSFHDARALFDEMPHRNIVSWTTMVSTLTNSGKPHEALTLYNEMLESRTEHPNQFLYSAVLKACGIVGDVELGKLVHLHISEDKLEFDTVLMNALLDMYIKCGSLSDAERVFYEIPRKNSTSWNTLILGHAKQGLMGDALKLFDQMLEPDLVSWNSMIAGLADNASHHALQFVSMMHLKGLKLDEFTFPCALKACGLCGESTLGRQIHCYIIKSGFESCCYCISALINMYSNCKLLDEARKIFDQFFRNSRVSESLALWNSMITGYVANEDYANALSLIARMHYSGVQFDFHTFSVALKVCIYFHYLKLASQVHGLVITSGHELDCVVGSILIDLYAIQGNINNALRLFERLPDKDVVAWSSLIAGCARFGSETLAFSLFMDMVHLGLEIDHFVLSIVLKVSSRLASHQSGKQIHALCLKKGYESETVITTALIDMYAKCGQIEDALALVHCLSEIDTMCWTGIIVGCAQNGRAVEAVSLLHKMVESGTQPNEVTILGVLTACRHAGLVEEACAIFSSIETEYGLTPGPEHYNCMVDLLGQAGHLKEAQKLITDMPFKPDKTIWCSLLGACEIHKNRYLANIVAEHLLATSPEDVSVHIMLSNVYAALGMWDSLSKVREAVKRVGIKQAGKSWIEISS; encoded by the coding sequence ATGGATTTGAATCATATCCAGTTTGCTTTACGCTATTGCAGACGCTTTAGAGCTATCAAACATGCCAAATCACTCCATTCGTATATGATAAAATCTGGACTTTTCAACCATGTTTTTCTCCTAAACAACATGATCTCTGTCTATGCAAAGTGTTCAAGTTTCCATGATGCACGAGCCCTGTTCGACGAAATGCCTCACAGGAACATTGTTTCTTGGACAACAATGGTCTCTACACTCACCAATTCTGGGAAGCCCCATGAGGCTCTTACACTCTACAACGAGATGCTGGAATCCAGAACTGAGCATCCCAATCAATTCTTGTACTCTGCGGTTCTCAAGGCGTGTGGTATCGTGGGAGATGTTGAATTGGGCAAGTTGGTTCACCTCCATATATCTGAAGATAAGCTAGAGTTTGACACTGTTTTGATGAATGCCCTGTTGGACATGTACATCAAATGTGGGAGCTTGAGTGATGCCGAACGAGTTTTCTATGAAATCCCGCGTAAAAATTCCACCTCATGGAACACCCTCATTCTGGGGCATGCCAAACAAGGGTTGATGGGTGATGCGCTGAAACTGTTTGATCAAATGCTGGAACCAGATCTTGTATCTTGGAATAGCATGATTGCTGGTCTGGCAGATAATGCTAGTCACCATGCATTGCAGTTTGTTTCTATGATGCACCTGAAGGGCCTTAAACTAGATGAGTTCACATTCCCCTGTGCCCTTAAAGCCTGTGGTCTTTGTGGTGAGTCAACCTTAGGGAGACAGATTCATTGTTATATTATCAAGTCGGGGTTTGAGTCTTGCTGTTACTGTATATCGGCGTTAATTAATATGTATTCGAATTGCAAGCTATTGGATGAAGCAAGGAAGATATTTGATCAATTCTTTAGGAACTCTCGTGTTTCTGAAAGCTTGGCACTGTGGAATTCTATGATCACTGGGTATGTTGCCAATGAGGATTATGCAAATGCTCTCAGTCTGATTGCTCGTATGCATTATTCTGGTGTACAATTTgattttcataccttcagtgttGCTTTAAAGGTCTGCATCTACTTCCATTACTTGAAATTGGCATCTCAAGTGCATGGATTGGTCATCACCAGTGGTCATGAGTTAGATTGTGTTGTTGGAAGCATTCTTATTGATCTATATGCGATACAGGGTAATATTAACAATGCATTAAGATTGTTTGAAAGGCTTCCGGATAAAGATGTTGTGGCCTGGTCCAGTTTGATTGCTGGTTGTGCTAGATTTGGGTCAGAAACATTAGCTTTTTCCCTCTTTATGGATATGGTTCATTTGGGTCTTGAGATAGACCATTTTGTCCTTTCAATTGTTCTGAAAGTTTCTTCAAGATTGGCATCACATCAAAGTGGCAAGCAAATTCATGCTTTATGTCTTAAGAAAGGGTATGAATCTGAGACAGTTATTACAACTGCTCTTATTGATATGTATGCAAAATGTGGTCAAATTGAGgacgccttggctttggttcaTTGTCTTTCGGAAATAGATACCATGTGTTGGACAGGAATTATTGTGGGATGTGCACAAAATGGAAGAGCAGTTGAGGCAGTTAGTCTTCTGCATAAGATGGTAGAATCTGGTACGCAGCCAAACGAAGTCACCATTCTAGGTGTCCTTACTGCATGCAGACATGCTGGTCTAGTTGAAGAGGCATGTGCTATATTTAGTTCTATTGAAACAGAGTATGGATTGACACCAGGCCCAGAACATTACAATTGTATGGTTGATTTACTTGGTCAAGCAGGACATCTGAAAGAAGCACAAAAACTGATCACTGACATGCCATTTAAGCCTGACAAAACTATATGGTGCTCCTTGCTTGGTGCCTGTGAAATTCACAAGAACCGATATCTTGCAAATATTGTTGCTGAGCATCTTCTTGCTACCTCACCAGAAGATGTTTCTGTACATATAATGCTGTCAAATGTTTATGCAGCCCTTGGAATGTGGGATAGTTTGAGTAAGGTAAGAGAAGCTGTCAAAAGAGTAGGCATAAAACAAGCTGGAAAAAGCTGGATTGAGATCTCTAGTTGA